In the Rhodopirellula islandica genome, one interval contains:
- a CDS encoding LssY C-terminal domain-containing protein, whose amino-acid sequence MNEESVPAQSSLSRRRRVIHLLIGLGLIWGILAYLVAPLVWQSVARVDPALDDVPRITETGDHHPGDPLNVELIGTELQLESIMNAAGWYAASALGIKSDLKIAADTVLSRPDDAAPVSSLYLDGRKEDFAFEQPVGDSPRHRHHVRFWKSNELSDDGRPQWIGSAVYDEHVGLSRTTGQITHVTAADVDTERDYLFECLEKTGQLESKFIVRGFHLQRSGRNGGGDPWQTDGDLYRGVIRATMEPVATAQD is encoded by the coding sequence TTGAACGAAGAATCTGTTCCGGCTCAGTCGTCTCTGTCTCGCCGCCGCCGAGTCATTCACTTGCTCATTGGCCTGGGATTGATTTGGGGCATTTTGGCGTACCTGGTCGCCCCTCTTGTCTGGCAGAGTGTCGCGCGGGTGGATCCTGCGTTGGATGACGTGCCGCGGATCACGGAAACGGGGGATCATCACCCAGGTGATCCGCTGAACGTGGAGTTGATCGGCACCGAGCTGCAACTTGAATCGATCATGAACGCTGCGGGCTGGTACGCGGCGTCCGCCTTGGGAATCAAGAGCGACCTCAAGATTGCGGCCGACACGGTTCTCTCCAGGCCCGATGATGCGGCGCCGGTCAGCAGTTTGTATCTCGATGGACGCAAGGAAGACTTTGCTTTTGAGCAACCGGTTGGCGATAGCCCACGGCATCGACATCACGTGCGTTTTTGGAAGAGCAACGAGTTGAGCGACGATGGACGCCCCCAATGGATCGGGTCGGCCGTCTATGACGAGCACGTGGGCCTCAGCCGAACGACGGGGCAAATCACTCACGTCACCGCCGCGGATGTTGATACCGAGCGGGACTACCTGTTCGAGTGCTTGGAGAAAACGGGGCAACTTGAATCGAAGTTCATCGTGCGTGGATTCCATCTACAACGCTCCGGTCGAAACGGAGGCGGGGATCCCTGGCAAACGGATGGCGATCTTTACCGCGGGGTGATTCGAGCGACAATGGAACCCGTCGCGACCGCTCAAGATTGA
- the fliG gene encoding flagellar motor switch protein FliG, with product MQNSVTTNPVDDRGLTKAAILLMSLPTKVAAKVLGQLPPRLIETISIKIAQIDSVGGDEQEVVIAEFLTSKASSIYASPGGLERAKELIKEALGRDASELIGNLQQTIEAMPFGFVKKVDTQTLLQFIGEEHPQTIALLLSHVPSSYAAEVLGGLDSVKQLEVIRRIAAIGRTSPTAVSELERGLELRLSNMVNQQHSNTGGVESVAEILNVVERAIERTIMESLGREDPELSEDIRRLMFVFEDISKLGDRDIQALLKNVETAQWAMALKGASETLQQKVLRNMSSRAAENLQEEMGYLGSVRISEVESVQQKIVDIVRHLEDTGEISRPTGEAEEEYVT from the coding sequence ATGCAAAACTCTGTGACCACCAATCCTGTCGACGATCGCGGACTGACCAAAGCAGCCATCTTGCTGATGAGCCTGCCCACGAAGGTCGCAGCCAAGGTTCTGGGACAATTGCCGCCGCGATTGATCGAAACGATCAGCATCAAAATCGCTCAGATTGACTCGGTCGGTGGCGACGAACAAGAAGTGGTGATCGCCGAGTTCTTGACCAGCAAAGCGAGCTCCATCTACGCCAGCCCCGGCGGCTTGGAACGCGCCAAGGAACTGATCAAAGAAGCCCTGGGCCGCGATGCCAGCGAACTGATCGGCAATCTGCAACAAACGATCGAGGCGATGCCTTTCGGCTTCGTCAAAAAAGTCGACACGCAAACGTTGCTGCAGTTCATTGGAGAGGAACACCCCCAAACGATTGCCCTGCTGCTCTCGCACGTCCCCTCTTCCTACGCCGCCGAAGTGTTGGGCGGACTCGACAGCGTGAAACAGCTCGAGGTGATCCGCCGAATCGCCGCCATCGGAAGAACCAGCCCCACGGCGGTCTCCGAACTGGAACGGGGCCTGGAGCTGCGGCTCAGCAACATGGTCAACCAGCAACACAGCAACACCGGTGGTGTGGAAAGCGTTGCCGAAATCCTCAACGTGGTCGAACGTGCCATCGAGCGGACAATCATGGAATCCCTGGGGCGCGAGGATCCAGAATTGTCAGAAGACATTCGGCGCCTGATGTTTGTCTTCGAAGACATCTCCAAACTCGGCGACCGCGATATCCAAGCGTTGCTCAAGAATGTCGAAACCGCGCAGTGGGCGATGGCACTCAAGGGTGCCAGCGAAACGCTCCAGCAAAAGGTCCTGCGAAACATGAGTTCGCGAGCCGCCGAGAACCTGCAAGAAGAAATGGGGTACCTGGGCAGCGTGCGGATCAGCGAAGTCGAATCGGTTCAACAAAAGATCGTCGACATCGTCCGCCACCTCGAAGACACGGGCGAAATCTCACGCCCGACCGGCGAAGCCGAAGAAGAATACGTGACCTGA
- a CDS encoding tetratricopeptide repeat protein — MRFVLVLVACLIGTAAFGQADAAKERCNQGVEFYNQGELDKAIVEFTAAIALSPNNAFAFKCRSFVLTARGDHDRALADLNEAIALEPKDGDAHFSRGNLWRLKGELEKALADYDKAIAIDPGSASAYVNRGTLLVEQGDNERALADYNEAILIAPELAAAYSGRAWILATSPIGAFRDGPKAIEDAKRANQLSHWKQADQLDTLAAAYAEVGKFDEAVKYQEQAIRLSTDEKLTKEFRSRLSLYRAEKPFRSEAPKQKT; from the coding sequence ATGCGTTTTGTTTTGGTGCTAGTCGCCTGTCTGATTGGCACCGCGGCTTTCGGGCAAGCGGATGCCGCGAAGGAACGATGCAATCAGGGGGTGGAATTCTACAATCAAGGTGAGCTGGACAAGGCGATTGTTGAGTTCACCGCTGCCATTGCTCTGAGTCCCAACAACGCGTTTGCGTTCAAGTGCCGAAGCTTTGTGTTGACCGCTCGGGGAGATCACGACCGAGCCTTGGCGGATCTCAACGAAGCCATTGCCCTCGAGCCGAAGGATGGGGACGCACACTTCAGCAGGGGGAATCTGTGGCGACTCAAGGGCGAGCTCGAGAAGGCCTTGGCAGACTACGACAAAGCAATCGCGATCGATCCCGGAAGTGCGTCGGCCTATGTCAACCGAGGCACGCTGTTAGTGGAACAGGGCGACAACGAGAGAGCCTTGGCGGACTACAACGAAGCGATTTTGATCGCCCCAGAACTTGCAGCAGCGTACAGTGGTCGGGCATGGATCCTGGCGACCTCCCCAATTGGCGCATTCCGGGATGGACCGAAAGCGATCGAGGACGCAAAGAGAGCCAATCAGCTGAGCCACTGGAAGCAGGCAGACCAACTCGACACACTTGCAGCTGCCTACGCCGAGGTGGGGAAGTTTGATGAGGCTGTCAAATATCAAGAGCAGGCAATCCGGCTGTCCACCGATGAAAAGTTGACCAAAGAGTTTCGTTCTCGACTGAGCCTCTACCGAGCTGAGAAGCCTTTTCGATCAGAGGCCCCCAAGCAAAAGACCTGA